AATTGAGGGGCGCCGTAGTTATTAAACCCGTTTATAGCGGGAGAAGGAGGGGAATGGCAGCGTATTTTTGCAGTGAATGCAACTATGAAACCGAAGAGAAACAATGTCCGCTCTGCGGGGGCGCAACCGAGATTCTAGACGTAAAAGACGATCCTTTGCTTGGTCAACTTTCACAGCATCCCCAGTATGCATTCGATGATGAGGAGCAAACATATATCTAAAATTATTTAACACTGCAACGCAGAAACTTGAGTCGTTCAAGCCAATTCGTCCGAATGAGGTAGGTCTTTATGCGTGCGGCCCAACGGTCTATCAGTTTGCCCATCTGGGTAATTTTCGCACCTACCTTTTTGAAGATTGGCTCCGTCGCGTTCTTGAGTACCACGGATATGCCGTCAAGCACGTGATGAACATTACCGATGTCGGGCATTTGGTGAGCGATGCCGACTCGGGAGAAGATAAGCTTGCCCTCGCCGCCAAGAAAGAGGGAAAATCCGCTTGGCAAATTGCCTCGTTCTATACAGACGCTTTCTTTTTTGACACTGATCGGCTGAATATTGAACGGCCGCACAGTACGCCAAAAGCAGCCGATCACATCAAGGATCAGATCGCGCTCATTCAACAACTCGACGCAAAAGGCTTTATCTATCAAACGAGTGATGGCGTCTACTTTGATATTCAGAAGTTCCCCGGGTATGCAATCTTAGGTGGCCAATCACTGACTGATCTTGAGGCCGGCGCGCGGGTTGAAATTAATCCAGACAAGCGCCATTGGGCAGACTTTGCCCTGTGGAAGTTTTCTCCTTCTGATACTAAGCGGGATATGGAATGGGAAAGCCCGTGGGGGACTGGGTTCCCCGGTTGGCATCTTGAATGTAGCGCCATGAGTGTCAACGAGCTTGGTCAACCGTTTGATCTTCATGCCGGTGGCATTGATCACATTTTTCCACATCATACGAATGAGATTGCTCAAAGTCAGGCGGCCACGGGCCTGCCACTGGCAAATTTTTGGCTCCATGGCGCGTTTATGCTTGTTGATAGCCAAAAAATGGGTAAATCCCTCGGCAACACTTTTACGCTTCAAGATATAGTTGAGCGTGGGCACGCGCCGCTGGCTTTTCGCTACCTCGCTTTGCAAACCCACTATCGCAAACAGTTAAACTTCACCTGGCAAGCGCTTGCAAGCGCCGAGCAGGCGCTTTTCAAGCTCTCGGCGTTGGCGGAATGTTTGCCAGAACAGGGGAATAAAGTGCCGGTGGAAATTGAAGAGAATTTTCGAGCGTTCATTGCCGACGACCTAGCTCTCCCTCAAGCAATCGCGCTTTTTTGGGAGGTCTTGAAATCCAATCAACCTGATGAAGTTAAGGCTCAAGTGATTGTTCATTGGGATCAGATTTTCGGCTTGGGGCTTAAAGAAAAGTTGGGGCAAGGACAAAAGATCCCATTTGAAATTCAACGCCTGCTTAAAGAGCGCGACCAGGCAAGATTAAACAAGAATTTCGTTATTGCCGATCGTTTGCGCCAGCAAATTGAGGAGCAAGGTTTTACGGTGCACGATAAAGATGCAGAGTCTTTCGCCACTCGAAATCCGAATGCCGATAGACAACCTTTCAACCATTGACAGAAGAAAAGGTATCTGCTAGATTTTCACGTTCGTTAATGATATAAATAAATAGAAACCAGTGGAGGGCCGCTGGTTTTTTTGTTCTTTCTCGCGTTCTGACTAGGAGCCGCGGAGAGTTGTCGGAGAGCGTTGCTCAAAGACAGTGCCCCTCCTTCCCGGCTGCCCCTCGGGTCTGGTTCCAGCTTGCTGGCGCCGGCCTGGTCAGAACATGGGGAAGAATAAAGAGGAAGCTAATGTCAGAAAATCACGAGCAATCGAGAGCTAATCCAACGCCTGAAGGTTCGCATCAAGTTGAGAGTCAGGCAATTTCGCATATCCAAAATGCAATTCCTGAATATCAGCAGAATACGCCAAGTTTCGTAGCGTACAACTCGCACACTACTCAATCTATTGCTTCTGTTCGCGCTCAAATTGCAAACTACACTGAAAAACATCGCTTGAGTCAGGAAGCGCTTGCTATCCCGCGCGCGAGCATGCTTGGCAAAATTAAACAATCGCTCACGGTTCCCGCCACACCCGAACACCCAACTCGACTCCAGACTTTTTCCTCAAAGTTTCGAGAGTTTTGGCACAAATCAAGCACGCGGTGGGCGCGTTTCGGCGCTGGCGCCGTTGCGACCGGTACAGCCTTCGTGGGCGTTGCCACAGCTAATCCGGTTTTAATTGGTCTTGGTTTAAGTGGCCGAGTCGCGCTTTCTGGAGCGGGCGCTTTCGCCACCTCTCAAACTTCTATGGAGGGCCGCGATTTGCGCCGTGAAACTAACACCAGCGAAAAACTCTCACCAATTCGTTGGCTAAAGGGTATCTTTAATAAAAACGCGCTTGCTTTAACTCCTCGAGAGCTTCAATCGATGCAAGTTGAGGAAAGGCAGGAGCGTTTAGGCAAAACTCTTGCAACGGCCCGAGCAATGGGCGCCGGGAATGTTTTTGATGTTACCAGCCAGCCAACGGCTCTTGAGCAACTCGTCACTTATTCTCTGCATACCACGCGCCGGGTTGAACAAGTGCGCCAGGCGCTTCAGAATCGTTTAGAGAGAACTAAATCGAAAGATGCCGGAGTTCAAGCGCAGGCGCTTCAAAAGTTTGATCAATACAAACTCAACGCAACTCTAAATCGAATTCATATTCACCGATCAAAGTTTTTTGATAATCAAGAAGCCAAGATCGAGCGTGAAAATTTTGTTCAAGCGGTGGAAAATCATGCAGTCAACAATTTGGTTGAGGCTAAGCAGACTGCTAAAAAGCGCACCTGGATTGCCGCCGCATGGGGCGCGGGTGCGGCTTTGGTAACGGGATTAACGGGTTTAAAACGCATTGAAACGGCTGAACTTTCCTCCAATTACGGCGAAGGTGTTGGGCCGGCGCTCAAACGTCTAGTCGAAGGAATTAAGAACATTCCGGGCAATCTAAAAGCGATGGCTGAACGCATCTACGACGATTATTTGCGGCCGACGCCAGAAGTGACGGTTCCCCCTGCCAGTATTTCTTCTACCGTTCCTGAAGTCATTGGCAGTTACGCTTATCAAAAATCACTCTTGCAAGCCATCGAGAAGGCGCGTGAAACTGGCACGAATGCGCCAATTTGGCAAGCGCTCACTGATCTTAAGAAGCAGGGAATTGTTTTAAGCGATGTCTTGACAGCAGACAATAAGAACGAACAGGGTCTCTCTTTCATTGATTACCTCAAGTTAAACGTTGATCGTTTTCAATCGCCAGAGGAACAGCCGGCGTTGCACAAGCTACTTTCCAGTCAGATCGATGCTCATGGCATCAGTTCAAGCTATGTCAATGAAAGTCATATCAACTACGCCAACGCGCGCGGTATCAGCACAACTCTTCACGGCAAAAAACTTGAAGCGATGTTCGATAGTCATGGCCGTGTGGCGGATTTAGAACTTGGCGGCGTCAATCGTCCGGATCTAATTGAATATATCTCAACTAGCGATGGCCGCTTGTGCTTTGATGAAGTTGCTTTTAGCGCCGATCACCCGATGCCGGAAGTTGCGCGTCGAAATCCTTTTGCTTTGCCGCAACTGGTTCAAGATGAAATGGTACAGGCAACCGGTAAATTGCCAGCCACCGACGTTATTGAGCAGCCACAACCGATCGATGCTTTTATTGGGGCGCATAAAGGCGTTAAATACTATGAATATAACTTTGGTGATCATGAGCTAGTGACTTTCACGCAACCGAGTGGAACATTTGAAGTTTGGGAAAAAGTTGATCTAGGCGTGCGCGGAGTCGGCATTCAACCGGCGGCCGAATTT
The DNA window shown above is from Candidatus Berkelbacteria bacterium and carries:
- a CDS encoding cysteine--tRNA ligase, whose translation is MYLKLFNTATQKLESFKPIRPNEVGLYACGPTVYQFAHLGNFRTYLFEDWLRRVLEYHGYAVKHVMNITDVGHLVSDADSGEDKLALAAKKEGKSAWQIASFYTDAFFFDTDRLNIERPHSTPKAADHIKDQIALIQQLDAKGFIYQTSDGVYFDIQKFPGYAILGGQSLTDLEAGARVEINPDKRHWADFALWKFSPSDTKRDMEWESPWGTGFPGWHLECSAMSVNELGQPFDLHAGGIDHIFPHHTNEIAQSQAATGLPLANFWLHGAFMLVDSQKMGKSLGNTFTLQDIVERGHAPLAFRYLALQTHYRKQLNFTWQALASAEQALFKLSALAECLPEQGNKVPVEIEENFRAFIADDLALPQAIALFWEVLKSNQPDEVKAQVIVHWDQIFGLGLKEKLGQGQKIPFEIQRLLKERDQARLNKNFVIADRLRQQIEEQGFTVHDKDAESFATRNPNADRQPFNH